One segment of Stappia sp. 28M-7 DNA contains the following:
- a CDS encoding alpha/beta fold hydrolase: MDREHSNFVQLNGLRFHYLTWGDPGRPMLICLHGLRSYGRTFAGLAETLADSFYVVAPDQRGRGETDWDPAKNYFADQYAADLGALIDHLGAETVHVLGHSMGGINALAYALTHADRFASLILEDSGPEADGSAGIERILKELQTTPLSFTSLDEARAFWRSIRPNVTEAAIESRVANSMKTVGGKIVWRHDQRGIGECRIKQASVRPNPNLWPALSSLACPVLVLRGAKSDYLDAARVQRMCETNPRVAAQEIEGAGHYVHDDNPVSFNAVVGAFLDRVIGARGAGRR, encoded by the coding sequence ATGGACCGGGAGCACTCCAATTTCGTTCAGCTCAACGGGCTGCGATTTCACTATCTCACCTGGGGTGATCCCGGCCGTCCGATGCTGATCTGCCTGCACGGTTTGCGCAGCTACGGCCGAACCTTTGCCGGGCTCGCGGAAACCCTCGCGGATAGCTTCTACGTGGTGGCGCCCGACCAGCGCGGCCGGGGGGAAACGGACTGGGACCCGGCAAAAAACTACTTTGCCGATCAGTACGCAGCTGACCTTGGCGCCCTCATCGATCATCTGGGCGCCGAGACGGTTCATGTTCTCGGCCACTCGATGGGCGGTATCAACGCGCTGGCCTATGCACTCACCCATGCCGACCGGTTTGCATCGCTGATCCTTGAGGACAGCGGGCCGGAAGCCGATGGCAGCGCTGGCATCGAGCGGATCCTGAAGGAGCTGCAAACGACGCCGCTCTCCTTCACAAGCCTGGACGAGGCCCGCGCCTTCTGGCGGTCGATCCGGCCCAACGTGACCGAGGCGGCGATCGAATCGCGTGTGGCCAACTCGATGAAGACCGTAGGCGGCAAGATCGTCTGGCGCCACGACCAGCGCGGGATCGGGGAGTGCCGGATCAAGCAGGCGAGCGTCCGCCCGAACCCGAACCTCTGGCCTGCCCTGTCCAGCCTCGCCTGCCCCGTCCTGGTCCTGCGCGGCGCCAAGTCCGACTATCTCGATGCAGCACGCGTGCAGCGGATGTGCGAGACGAATCCGCGCGTGGCGGCCCAGGAGATTGAAGGTGCCGGCCACTACGTGCACGACGACAATCCGGTAAGCTTCAACGCCGTGGTCGGTGCGTTCCTCGACCGCGTCATCGGGGCGAGAGGAGCCGGACGGAGATAA
- a CDS encoding tripartite tricarboxylate transporter substrate binding protein, with translation MLRKLMTAAAAIAIFTGPALAEWPEKSLELIVAYGAGGGTDVTARTLQPLLEKELGQSVVIVNRPGAAGEVGHAALANATPDGYTIGIVNLPPMLTIPITKDAAFKADQIIPVAGLVRDPSAISVPGNSPFNTLDELIAYAKENPGAVTIGTTGVGTDDHLAMRYLAKATGAEFTHVPFASAGAARTALMGGHVSAAALNLGEAMPNAQEGKVKILAHFGSEPSALAPDVPTAKSLGVDVEMLSERGVGVPAGTDPAIVEKLAAAIAAVANDPAFIERNKELFTEVAYKSSADFQQHVQKLRDDYQAMWDESPWQ, from the coding sequence GTGCTCAGGAAACTCATGACGGCCGCTGCGGCCATTGCCATCTTCACCGGCCCGGCTCTCGCCGAATGGCCCGAGAAGTCGCTCGAGCTCATCGTCGCCTATGGTGCAGGCGGCGGCACCGACGTTACCGCACGTACGCTCCAGCCGCTGCTGGAAAAGGAACTCGGCCAGTCCGTGGTCATCGTGAACCGCCCGGGTGCGGCCGGCGAAGTGGGCCATGCGGCCCTCGCCAACGCCACGCCGGACGGCTACACGATCGGCATCGTGAACCTGCCGCCGATGCTCACCATCCCGATCACCAAGGATGCGGCGTTCAAGGCTGATCAGATCATCCCGGTGGCGGGCCTGGTGCGCGACCCGTCCGCGATCTCGGTTCCCGGCAACAGCCCGTTCAACACGCTCGACGAGCTGATCGCCTATGCCAAGGAGAACCCGGGCGCGGTGACCATCGGCACGACCGGCGTCGGCACCGACGACCACCTTGCCATGCGCTATCTCGCCAAGGCGACCGGCGCGGAGTTCACCCACGTTCCCTTCGCCTCCGCCGGTGCGGCCCGTACGGCCCTGATGGGCGGTCACGTGTCCGCGGCTGCCCTGAACCTCGGCGAGGCCATGCCCAACGCCCAGGAAGGCAAGGTGAAGATCCTCGCCCATTTCGGCTCCGAGCCGTCCGCGCTGGCGCCTGACGTTCCGACCGCCAAGTCGCTCGGTGTCGATGTCGAGATGCTGTCCGAGCGCGGCGTCGGCGTTCCGGCCGGCACGGACCCGGCCATCGTCGAGAAGCTTGCCGCCGCCATTGCGGCCGTGGCCAACGACCCGGCGTTCATCGAGCGCAACAAGGAGCTCTTCACCGAGGTGGCCTACAAGTCGTCGGCTGATTTCCAGCAGCATGTGCAGAAGCTGCGCGACGACTATCAGGCCATGTGGGACGAGTCCCCGTGGCAGTAA
- a CDS encoding amino acid synthesis family protein, which produces MRRDNIADYRIRRWYIQEQEVLANETYQSDDGSPLRKILIAAAIRNPYAGRFSEDLSEIIDGSDKLGEEFARRILAALGGAQAESYGKACVVGSAGEYEHGNAFITARFATPIRQVLPGAKEWIPSTGKRSGPGALIDVPLAHAGELFARAYYDTVSAHFDDAPNADEVVVVFAVATRGRIHARLGGPEAAPLAAE; this is translated from the coding sequence ATGCGTCGAGACAACATCGCCGACTACCGGATCCGCCGTTGGTACATCCAGGAACAGGAAGTTCTTGCCAACGAGACCTATCAGTCGGACGACGGCTCCCCCTTGCGCAAGATCCTGATCGCAGCCGCGATCAGGAACCCCTATGCGGGCCGGTTCAGCGAAGATCTGAGCGAGATCATCGATGGCAGCGACAAGCTGGGAGAGGAATTTGCCCGGCGCATCCTCGCCGCCCTCGGCGGCGCGCAGGCCGAAAGCTACGGCAAGGCCTGCGTCGTCGGCAGCGCGGGTGAATACGAGCACGGCAACGCGTTCATCACCGCCCGCTTCGCCACTCCGATCCGCCAGGTGCTTCCGGGTGCGAAGGAGTGGATCCCCTCCACCGGCAAGCGCAGCGGACCGGGCGCCCTGATCGATGTCCCGCTCGCCCACGCCGGCGAACTGTTTGCGCGCGCCTACTACGACACGGTGAGCGCCCATTTCGACGATGCGCCCAATGCCGACGAGGTGGTGGTGGTTTTCGCCGTTGCGACGCGCGGACGCATCCACGCCCGCCTCGGCGGACCCGAGGCCGCACCGCTCGCGGCCGAATAA
- a CDS encoding dihydroxyacetone kinase family protein yields MKKLINDPANAVAEMVAGLVAVQPGLTRIAGRNVVLRDDLPAPEHRKVAIISGGGSGHEPAHAGYVGAGMLTAAVLGDVFTSPSVDAVLEAIQATAGPAGALLIVKNYTGDRLNFGLAAEIARAGGIPVEIVVVGDDAALEGIVAQERRRGIAGTILVHKVAGAAAEQGKDLAVVAQLAGRAADAVRSMGVALGSCTLPSAKAPSFTLGDEEIEFGLGIHGEMGARRSAMLPASRIVSDMLDRLVEDLGERSREPVALVVNGLGATTQLELMIVASNALDDLSRRGVKVARVWAGNFMTALEMPGCSLSLMPLDAELSALIDEATVAPAWPGPGLLAEKVAVKAPVATDDILAGEADGPVSDAVRKAMLAIAEALDAAEQKLTELDSVAGDGDLGASMVRGAVALRGVAAQRFSTPSKALDALALALRREIAGSSGPFYAIALMRVARLLEGEASPSADLWGKALAEAGEAVSATGGAKPGDRTMLDALSGAIEAWRAARAEGRGGLEAFDAAAAGAAQGAAKTAEMTPKLGRASYLGERVLGHPDAGATAVAIWMDALARSLRG; encoded by the coding sequence ATGAAGAAGCTGATCAACGATCCCGCGAATGCCGTTGCAGAAATGGTTGCTGGCCTGGTCGCCGTGCAGCCCGGACTGACCAGGATCGCTGGCCGGAATGTGGTCTTGCGCGACGATCTGCCGGCGCCGGAGCACCGCAAGGTCGCCATCATCTCCGGCGGTGGCAGCGGCCATGAGCCCGCCCATGCCGGCTATGTCGGTGCCGGCATGCTGACGGCGGCGGTGCTGGGCGATGTGTTCACCTCGCCGAGCGTCGATGCGGTGCTCGAAGCCATTCAGGCGACGGCGGGTCCGGCCGGAGCGCTTCTCATCGTCAAGAACTACACGGGCGACCGGCTCAATTTCGGCCTGGCGGCCGAGATCGCCCGCGCCGGCGGCATTCCGGTCGAGATCGTCGTCGTGGGCGACGATGCGGCGCTCGAGGGCATCGTCGCGCAGGAGCGGCGGCGCGGCATCGCCGGCACCATTCTCGTCCACAAGGTCGCCGGCGCTGCGGCCGAGCAGGGCAAGGATCTTGCCGTGGTTGCCCAGTTGGCTGGCCGTGCGGCCGATGCAGTCCGCTCCATGGGTGTCGCCCTTGGGTCCTGCACGCTGCCCTCGGCGAAGGCTCCGAGCTTCACGCTCGGCGACGAGGAGATCGAGTTCGGTCTCGGCATTCACGGCGAGATGGGCGCGCGCCGCTCCGCCATGCTGCCGGCGAGCCGCATCGTCTCCGATATGCTCGACCGCCTCGTCGAGGATCTGGGCGAGCGGTCCCGCGAGCCGGTGGCGCTCGTCGTCAACGGTCTCGGTGCGACCACCCAGCTCGAACTGATGATCGTGGCGAGCAATGCGCTCGACGATCTCTCCCGTCGCGGCGTGAAGGTCGCACGCGTGTGGGCCGGAAACTTCATGACAGCGCTGGAGATGCCGGGCTGCTCCCTGTCGCTGATGCCGCTGGACGCCGAACTTTCCGCGCTGATCGACGAGGCGACCGTGGCGCCGGCCTGGCCCGGGCCGGGTCTGCTTGCGGAGAAGGTTGCGGTAAAGGCGCCTGTGGCGACCGACGACATTCTCGCCGGCGAAGCCGACGGCCCCGTTTCGGATGCGGTACGCAAGGCGATGCTGGCGATTGCCGAGGCGCTCGATGCGGCGGAGCAGAAGCTGACGGAACTCGACAGCGTTGCCGGCGACGGTGATCTCGGCGCCAGCATGGTGCGCGGGGCCGTGGCGCTTCGCGGTGTCGCAGCCCAGCGGTTCTCGACGCCGTCGAAGGCTCTCGATGCACTCGCGCTGGCGCTGCGCCGCGAGATCGCCGGCAGCTCCGGCCCCTTCTACGCGATTGCCCTGATGCGGGTCGCAAGGCTGCTGGAGGGCGAGGCGTCGCCGTCCGCCGATCTGTGGGGCAAGGCTCTGGCGGAAGCCGGCGAGGCCGTGTCCGCGACGGGCGGCGCAAAGCCCGGCGACCGGACGATGCTCGATGCGCTTTCCGGTGCGATCGAGGCATGGCGCGCGGCGCGGGCCGAGGGACGTGGTGGCCTTGAGGCATTCGACGCCGCCGCTGCAGGCGCCGCGCAGGGCGCCGCGAAAACCGCCGAGATGACGCCGAAGCTCGGGCGGGCGAGCTATCTCGGCGAGCGTGTGCTCGGACATCCCGATGCCGGCGCAACGGCCGTCGCTATCTGGATGGATGCGCTTGCGAGGTCGCTGCGCGGCTGA
- a CDS encoding aldehyde dehydrogenase: MDTRTKARELVSINPADGTEVARVAVTTPQELDAVVARAQKAYRESGWKELMPHKRAEVLHAIANGLLAEKETLASLQMRDNGKPIAECRGMVDYAVGTFRYYASVCETLETDVTPRRGDYVSFTVLEPYGVVAAITPWNSPIMNDAAKVAPALAAGNAVILKPSEDAPLLAPELERVAAAAGLPGGLLQVVQGYGADIGAALVAHRGVGMISFTGGTATGRAIGRVAGERIVPVALELGGKSPHVVFADANLEHAVAAVAAGIFGSSGQSCVAGSRLLVEESVYDEVVTRLVERAKRIVVAAPDAKGVEVGPLASFHHRDRVHAFVERARAEGGRVLCGGSAPEGAAYEAGAYYLPTVIDGLPHDALSCQEEAFGPVLVVLPFKDEADLVAKANGTDFGLACGIWTENFKKAWRTGRALEAGSVWINTYKQSVTSTPFGGFKDSGIGREKGIDGLRLYAQVKSMYFGLHENPLPIAK, translated from the coding sequence ATGGACACTCGCACGAAAGCCCGCGAACTCGTCAGCATCAATCCTGCCGACGGCACCGAGGTCGCGCGCGTTGCGGTCACCACCCCGCAGGAGCTGGACGCCGTCGTCGCGCGCGCGCAGAAAGCGTACCGGGAGTCCGGCTGGAAAGAGCTGATGCCGCACAAGCGGGCCGAGGTTCTGCACGCCATCGCCAACGGCCTCCTGGCCGAGAAGGAGACGCTTGCGTCGCTGCAGATGCGCGACAACGGCAAGCCGATCGCGGAGTGCCGCGGCATGGTCGACTATGCGGTCGGCACGTTCCGCTACTACGCCTCCGTCTGCGAGACGCTGGAGACGGACGTCACCCCGCGTCGCGGCGACTACGTGTCCTTCACCGTGCTCGAGCCCTATGGCGTGGTGGCTGCCATCACGCCGTGGAACTCGCCGATCATGAACGATGCGGCGAAGGTCGCGCCGGCGCTTGCCGCCGGCAACGCGGTCATCCTGAAACCGTCCGAGGACGCGCCGCTGCTCGCGCCGGAACTGGAGCGCGTTGCCGCGGCCGCGGGGCTGCCGGGCGGGCTGCTGCAGGTGGTGCAGGGATATGGCGCGGATATCGGTGCGGCTCTCGTGGCGCATCGGGGCGTCGGCATGATCTCCTTCACCGGAGGAACCGCCACTGGACGGGCCATCGGCCGCGTTGCCGGCGAGCGCATCGTCCCGGTGGCGTTGGAACTCGGCGGCAAGTCTCCGCACGTGGTCTTCGCCGATGCCAACCTGGAGCATGCGGTGGCGGCGGTCGCGGCCGGCATCTTCGGCTCGTCCGGCCAGTCCTGCGTTGCCGGCTCCCGGCTGCTGGTCGAGGAGAGCGTCTACGACGAGGTCGTGACGCGGCTCGTGGAGCGCGCCAAACGGATCGTGGTGGCCGCGCCCGACGCCAAGGGCGTCGAGGTGGGACCGCTCGCCTCCTTCCATCATCGCGACCGGGTGCATGCCTTCGTCGAGCGGGCCCGTGCGGAAGGCGGACGCGTCCTGTGCGGCGGGTCGGCTCCCGAGGGCGCCGCGTACGAGGCGGGCGCCTATTACCTGCCGACCGTGATCGACGGGCTGCCGCACGACGCGCTGTCCTGCCAGGAGGAGGCTTTCGGCCCGGTCCTGGTGGTGCTGCCGTTCAAGGACGAGGCGGACCTCGTCGCCAAGGCCAACGGCACGGATTTCGGCCTGGCCTGCGGCATCTGGACCGAGAACTTCAAGAAGGCCTGGCGCACGGGCCGCGCGCTCGAGGCCGGGTCCGTGTGGATCAACACCTACAAGCAGTCCGTGACGAGCACGCCGTTCGGCGGGTTCAAGGACAGCGGCATCGGCCGGGAGAAGGGCATCGACGGCCTGCGCCTCTATGCGCAGGTGAAGAGCATGTATTTCGGCCTGCACGAAAACCCGCTGCCCATCGCCAAGTGA
- a CDS encoding tripartite tricarboxylate transporter TctB family protein: protein MAVTPDQAEGNTVRPLERLAVALLVAIVGAVVTWDGTRQAGASAYFPIAVGSAMIVLSVMSIVRLGRDTRLTDEAPLFRGFAGLALLAVFIALAGQIGFLTASLAFIPAMAVLGGDRNVVRVVVGTVVFVVMAYVVFHLAFAQPFPAELILGG from the coding sequence GTGGCAGTAACGCCTGATCAGGCAGAGGGAAACACCGTCCGGCCGCTCGAGCGGCTGGCGGTGGCTCTCCTCGTTGCGATTGTCGGAGCCGTCGTCACCTGGGACGGCACCCGGCAGGCCGGGGCGAGCGCCTATTTCCCCATCGCGGTCGGCAGCGCGATGATCGTGCTGTCGGTGATGTCCATCGTTCGGCTCGGCCGTGACACGCGTCTCACGGACGAGGCTCCCCTGTTCAGGGGCTTTGCCGGCCTTGCCCTGCTTGCAGTCTTCATCGCGCTCGCCGGCCAGATCGGCTTTCTCACGGCCTCCCTGGCATTCATCCCGGCGATGGCGGTGCTCGGCGGAGACCGCAATGTCGTGCGCGTTGTCGTTGGAACGGTCGTCTTTGTCGTCATGGCCTATGTCGTGTTCCATCTGGCCTTCGCTCAGCCGTTCCCGGCGGAACTGATCCTGGGAGGCTGA
- a CDS encoding tripartite tricarboxylate transporter permease: protein MIEVLSGLPHALLVDSILAMIVGTAAGILVGAIPGLTATLAMALLLPFTYTMSPLVALGMMAGIYNGSMYGGAIPAILMRIPGTPSAVATTFDGYPLAQAGRAKYALHIALVSSTAGSIISALALMVIAPPLVTLALKFGPTEYFWVAIFGLTSVSLLLAGAPAKGLASAMIGVAVGLVGMDMMTGAERLVFGVRHIAGGVDLAVMLTGLFAIPPALAMLASSSGGSSRADLTGAGLKLRETVTFARTWLRSGVIGVIIGIMPGAGGNLAGILSYAEEKRAARDSSRFGKGDPRGIAASECANNADNASSLIPTLALGVPGNSVAALMMGAMLIQGLNPGPALFSQHADVVYGFMWQMLLTAFMMLGLGLVGAKLFVNMLRIPAALLAPMILIICSLGTYASTNAMADVWLMLGFGVTGYVLSRSGYPIAPIVLGAILGPMAESSFRQALLISRGDPLSFVSSPISIVLVVAILAILALPLLRRRKTQTPAG, encoded by the coding sequence GTGATCGAAGTTCTCTCCGGTCTTCCCCACGCCCTGCTCGTCGACAGCATTCTGGCGATGATCGTGGGCACTGCCGCCGGCATTCTCGTCGGCGCGATCCCCGGCCTCACGGCGACCCTCGCCATGGCCCTGCTGCTGCCGTTCACCTACACGATGTCGCCGCTCGTGGCGCTTGGCATGATGGCCGGCATCTACAACGGCTCCATGTATGGCGGCGCCATTCCGGCGATCCTGATGCGGATCCCCGGCACGCCTTCCGCCGTTGCCACCACATTCGACGGCTACCCGCTGGCCCAGGCGGGCCGCGCCAAATATGCGCTGCATATTGCGCTGGTCTCCTCCACGGCAGGCTCGATCATCAGCGCGCTGGCGCTCATGGTCATCGCACCGCCGCTGGTCACGCTCGCTCTCAAGTTCGGCCCGACCGAGTATTTCTGGGTCGCGATCTTCGGCCTCACCAGCGTGTCGCTGCTGCTTGCCGGCGCCCCGGCCAAGGGTCTTGCCTCTGCGATGATCGGCGTTGCGGTCGGGCTCGTCGGCATGGACATGATGACCGGTGCGGAGCGGCTGGTGTTCGGCGTGCGCCACATCGCCGGCGGCGTCGACCTTGCGGTGATGCTGACGGGTCTTTTCGCCATTCCTCCCGCGCTGGCCATGCTCGCCTCGTCCTCGGGCGGAAGCAGCCGTGCCGACCTGACCGGCGCCGGTCTCAAGCTGCGCGAGACGGTCACCTTCGCCCGTACCTGGCTCCGGTCGGGCGTCATCGGCGTCATCATCGGCATCATGCCGGGCGCCGGCGGCAATCTCGCCGGTATCCTCAGCTATGCCGAGGAGAAGCGTGCGGCACGGGACTCCTCGCGCTTCGGCAAGGGCGACCCGCGCGGCATCGCCGCCTCGGAATGCGCCAACAACGCCGACAACGCCTCGTCGCTGATCCCCACGCTCGCCCTTGGCGTGCCGGGGAACTCGGTCGCCGCGCTGATGATGGGCGCAATGCTGATCCAGGGCCTGAACCCGGGACCGGCGCTGTTCAGCCAGCATGCCGACGTCGTCTACGGCTTCATGTGGCAGATGCTGCTCACCGCCTTCATGATGCTTGGCCTCGGTCTCGTCGGCGCGAAGCTGTTCGTCAACATGCTCCGCATTCCCGCCGCGCTGCTCGCGCCGATGATCCTGATCATCTGCTCGCTCGGCACCTACGCCTCGACGAACGCCATGGCCGACGTCTGGCTGATGCTCGGCTTCGGCGTGACCGGCTATGTGCTGTCGCGCTCGGGCTACCCCATCGCCCCGATCGTCCTGGGCGCGATCCTCGGCCCCATGGCGGAATCCTCCTTCCGCCAGGCGCTGTTGATCTCGCGCGGAGATCCGCTCTCCTTCGTCTCCTCGCCCATCTCGATCGTGCTCGTCGTCGCGATCCTGGCGATCCTCGCACTCCCGCTGCTGCGCCGCCGCAAGACCCAGACGCCTGCCGGCTGA
- a CDS encoding GntR family transcriptional regulator, translating into MTETAVSEIVSVLEQDIIFGRFLPKQRLYEDEFIVRFSTKRHIVRAALHELERKGIVERQPNRGAAVRYFSRAEVAALYELRVILHEAAARRIQLAADPEWFAQLEAARDAHAEAVASRDLGLVFQTNTIFHRKLFEGTGNAYLSEAIETSNAKTHGIRSHGLGMPSLLEKARAEHFAMVDAVRNGDLEELARLCISHMQPARAFYEEKYCGAL; encoded by the coding sequence ATGACCGAGACGGCGGTTTCAGAGATCGTCTCGGTCCTGGAACAGGACATCATTTTCGGCAGGTTTCTGCCGAAACAACGGCTCTACGAGGACGAGTTCATCGTCCGCTTCTCCACCAAACGCCATATCGTGCGCGCCGCCCTGCACGAGCTGGAGAGAAAAGGCATCGTCGAGCGCCAGCCCAATCGCGGCGCGGCGGTGCGCTATTTCTCGCGCGCTGAGGTCGCGGCGCTCTACGAGCTGCGCGTCATCCTGCACGAGGCAGCGGCACGCCGGATCCAGCTGGCTGCCGACCCGGAGTGGTTTGCCCAGCTCGAGGCTGCGCGCGACGCCCATGCCGAGGCTGTCGCTTCACGCGATCTCGGGCTCGTGTTCCAGACCAACACGATCTTCCACCGCAAGCTCTTCGAGGGAACAGGCAATGCCTATCTCTCCGAAGCGATCGAGACCTCCAACGCCAAGACGCACGGGATCCGCTCCCACGGCCTCGGCATGCCGTCCCTGCTGGAGAAGGCCAGGGCGGAGCATTTCGCCATGGTCGACGCCGTCCGCAATGGCGATCTTGAGGAACTCGCGAGGCTGTGCATCAGCCACATGCAGCCCGCACGCGCCTTCTACGAGGAAAAATACTGCGGCGCCCTGTGA
- a CDS encoding NAD(P)-dependent oxidoreductase produces the protein MTDISKVAIYGLGNMGFPLAKRIAARFPVQVFDLNEEMLARAKSELGAETIASPEALSQTRIVVLCLPSPKASLAVLRQIAPHLPKDAVVVETSTVNPEDIFACRDALAPHGLRVIDASLMAGVSQMEAGTASLLIGGESDAISACQPVLDAIADKQTVFGPLGTGAAAKVINNAVAHAVMVVVAEAGSMATATGVSIDKLIGLLSDPQMGLHRPLTYRFAKRVVEGDYAGGMPLDAARKDSRLALDLAQTEGVPLFAIQAAHSVYEMASRAGYAREDYAAIAKLWDDWHVPAVPK, from the coding sequence ATGACCGATATTTCGAAGGTTGCCATCTACGGTCTCGGCAATATGGGCTTTCCGCTCGCCAAGCGGATCGCCGCCCGCTTTCCGGTGCAGGTGTTCGACCTGAACGAAGAGATGCTGGCCAGGGCCAAGAGCGAGCTCGGCGCCGAGACCATCGCAAGCCCCGAGGCGCTGTCGCAGACGCGGATCGTGGTCCTGTGCCTGCCGAGCCCCAAGGCCTCGCTCGCGGTGCTGCGCCAGATCGCACCGCATCTGCCCAAGGACGCGGTCGTCGTCGAGACCTCGACGGTGAACCCGGAAGACATTTTCGCCTGCCGCGATGCGCTTGCGCCGCACGGCCTGCGGGTGATCGATGCCTCGCTGATGGCCGGCGTGAGCCAGATGGAAGCGGGAACCGCCTCGCTGCTGATCGGCGGCGAGAGCGACGCCATCTCCGCCTGCCAGCCGGTGCTCGACGCGATTGCCGACAAGCAGACGGTGTTCGGCCCGCTGGGTACCGGCGCTGCGGCCAAGGTGATCAACAACGCGGTTGCCCACGCCGTCATGGTCGTGGTTGCCGAGGCCGGCTCGATGGCGACGGCGACGGGCGTGTCCATCGACAAGCTGATCGGCCTGCTGTCGGATCCGCAGATGGGCCTGCACCGGCCGCTGACCTACCGCTTCGCCAAACGGGTGGTGGAAGGCGACTATGCCGGCGGCATGCCGCTGGACGCCGCACGCAAGGATTCCCGCCTTGCCCTCGATCTTGCCCAGACGGAGGGCGTTCCGCTCTTCGCGATCCAGGCGGCGCATTCGGTCTACGAGATGGCGTCCCGCGCCGGCTACGCGCGCGAGGATTACGCCGCAATCGCCAAGCTGTGGGACGACTGGCACGTCCCGGCCGTTCCGAAGTAA
- a CDS encoding tripartite tricarboxylate transporter substrate binding protein, whose protein sequence is MNRRHFVLAAGCIAATLGLATPVLAEGYPDRPVTLVVPFSPGGGTDLLARLVSSKLETALGAPVVVDNRPGASGAVAGAYVKTQPADGYTLLFGTSSTNAISPVLHEDKMGDMLTGLDPVSLIANSALILVVPASSPITDLKGYVEASKERPLTYGTFGVGSTPHLLGTLFASKAGADMIHVPYKGSAPAVADVTGGHTDSAFLTVTALTASLQDEAMRGLAVAAAGRLSQFPDIPTFAEEGYDSLDDAGWFGIFAPAGVPAEIRAQVSKAVRSVLDQPEAQDEFAKLGVTAQGSSPEELEKKRDASVALVKHILATTNIDISK, encoded by the coding sequence ATGAACCGTCGACATTTCGTGCTGGCCGCAGGCTGCATCGCCGCAACCCTCGGACTGGCAACGCCGGTCCTGGCCGAGGGATATCCCGACCGCCCGGTCACGCTCGTCGTGCCTTTTTCTCCCGGTGGCGGAACGGACCTGCTGGCGCGGCTGGTCTCGAGCAAGCTGGAGACCGCGCTCGGCGCGCCGGTGGTTGTCGACAACCGCCCCGGCGCCAGTGGTGCCGTCGCCGGCGCCTACGTGAAGACGCAGCCGGCCGACGGCTACACGCTGCTGTTCGGAACATCCTCGACCAACGCGATCTCGCCGGTCCTGCACGAGGACAAGATGGGCGACATGCTGACCGGCCTCGATCCGGTGAGCCTCATCGCCAACAGTGCGCTCATTCTCGTGGTTCCCGCTTCCTCGCCGATCACGGATCTCAAGGGCTATGTGGAAGCCTCGAAAGAGCGCCCGCTCACCTATGGCACCTTCGGCGTCGGCTCCACGCCGCACCTTCTGGGAACGCTCTTCGCCTCCAAGGCCGGCGCTGACATGATCCACGTGCCCTACAAGGGGTCGGCCCCGGCCGTTGCCGACGTGACCGGTGGCCATACCGACAGCGCCTTCCTGACGGTGACCGCGCTCACTGCCTCGCTTCAGGACGAGGCGATGCGCGGCCTTGCGGTCGCCGCGGCCGGACGCCTGTCGCAGTTCCCCGACATCCCGACCTTCGCCGAAGAGGGGTATGACAGCCTCGACGACGCCGGCTGGTTCGGGATCTTCGCCCCGGCGGGAGTGCCGGCGGAGATCCGCGCCCAGGTGTCCAAGGCTGTCCGCTCGGTCCTCGACCAGCCGGAAGCGCAGGATGAATTCGCCAAGCTCGGCGTCACGGCGCAGGGCAGTTCTCCGGAAGAGCTGGAGAAGAAGCGCGACGCCTCCGTGGCGCTGGTGAAGCACATCCTCGCCACCACCAATATCGACATCTCCAAGTAA